From a region of the Pseudanabaena sp. ABRG5-3 genome:
- a CDS encoding CPXCG motif-containing cysteine-rich protein translates to MQDTAEYTCAFCGEPNMTFVDFSAGMQQSYVEDCQVCCQPNVLYIQIDEDTLDIEISSEPES, encoded by the coding sequence ATGCAAGATACTGCCGAATATACCTGTGCTTTTTGTGGGGAACCCAATATGACATTTGTGGACTTCAGTGCGGGAATGCAACAGTCCTATGTGGAAGATTGTCAGGTCTGTTGTCAACCAAATGTGCTGTATATCCAGATTGATGAAGATACTCTAGATATTGAAATTAGTAGTGAACCAGAAAGTTAG
- a CDS encoding TPM domain-containing protein produces MILPIAPLWAIPIRDIPNPRKLNGTWVSDVANILSAETESRLNQRISQLESRHGSELAVVTIPDTVPLPSPKAYATELFNTWGIGKRGIDNGVLLLISVKERRIEIETGRGITSQISNDQVAQIIETKIKPEFKLQKFDQGTINGVEEIASRLEQIRTPNFAFAPIYNGIGIFGVAIALGGITWTVLKINSWCQLLPSVYNLQSPLVFQIKIQQLHQVANAPMRLIAFGVGAIAISASALLWQDSATGWVLQLDRHFLALLMINAAIALISIPMWFGITYYWLAKLTKTLSTNLPHQIWKLFGTTILKNLWLLLSIQCSLLFVVAILISPSITSWIPSHLLFIAISLICAMSYQFFLIYVVNNVSVDDKIALEQYFCVTCRTPTQRLDEALFDTYLSKPEQLAVQLGNATYSLYSCDRCHPVTTRDRQHIYCHPNILKEESVCAKCHYPTVIAADLKQSRKPKKFPKQGSKNAISIRQCQNCFHEQPVYPYVPQPVSSSYYSGSSTDYSSSSSSYDSYDYGSSSSSSSDFGGGSSDGGGSGSDW; encoded by the coding sequence ATGATATTACCTATAGCTCCATTATGGGCAATTCCCATTAGGGATATTCCTAATCCACGCAAGTTAAATGGTACTTGGGTGAGTGATGTGGCAAATATTCTCAGTGCAGAAACCGAATCTCGTCTCAATCAGAGGATTTCGCAGCTAGAGTCGCGTCATGGTTCTGAGCTAGCCGTAGTAACGATTCCTGACACTGTTCCCTTGCCGAGTCCTAAAGCCTATGCCACAGAACTATTTAATACTTGGGGTATTGGAAAACGTGGTATTGATAATGGTGTGTTATTACTGATTTCTGTAAAGGAACGCAGGATTGAGATAGAAACTGGTCGAGGAATTACTTCGCAGATTAGTAATGATCAAGTTGCTCAGATCATTGAGACTAAGATTAAGCCTGAGTTTAAGCTTCAGAAATTTGATCAAGGCACAATCAATGGTGTGGAAGAAATTGCTAGTCGTCTAGAGCAAATTCGTACTCCTAATTTTGCTTTTGCGCCGATTTATAACGGTATTGGGATTTTTGGTGTGGCGATCGCTTTAGGTGGCATTACTTGGACAGTCTTGAAGATCAATTCATGGTGTCAACTGCTACCTAGTGTATATAACCTCCAAAGCCCTCTGGTGTTCCAAATTAAAATTCAGCAACTCCATCAGGTTGCCAATGCGCCAATGCGATTGATTGCTTTTGGTGTAGGTGCGATCGCCATTAGTGCGAGTGCTTTGCTATGGCAAGATTCGGCAACAGGTTGGGTATTACAACTAGATCGGCATTTTTTAGCTCTGCTCATGATCAATGCGGCGATCGCTTTGATCAGTATTCCGATGTGGTTTGGCATCACCTACTATTGGCTTGCTAAATTGACAAAAACCTTGTCTACAAATCTTCCTCATCAAATATGGAAGCTTTTTGGTACGACAATATTAAAAAATTTATGGCTACTATTATCTATCCAATGTTCGCTGCTATTTGTAGTAGCTATATTGATTTCACCGAGCATTACCTCATGGATTCCGAGTCATCTTTTGTTTATTGCAATTAGTTTGATCTGTGCGATGAGCTATCAGTTCTTTCTAATTTATGTGGTGAATAATGTCTCAGTGGATGACAAAATTGCTCTTGAACAATATTTTTGTGTCACCTGTCGCACACCTACTCAGCGTTTAGACGAAGCTTTGTTTGATACATATCTCTCTAAGCCTGAACAACTTGCAGTGCAGTTAGGTAATGCAACTTATTCCCTCTATTCTTGCGATCGCTGTCATCCTGTAACTACTCGCGATCGTCAACATATCTATTGTCATCCCAATATTCTGAAGGAAGAATCTGTATGTGCTAAATGTCACTATCCGACGGTAATTGCTGCCGATCTGAAACAATCGCGAAAGCCCAAAAAATTTCCCAAGCAGGGTTCTAAAAATGCTATTAGCATCAGGCAATGTCAAAACTGTTTTCATGAGCAGCCAGTTTATCCCTATGTTCCTCAACCTGTGAGTTCTAGTTATTACAGTGGTAGCAGTACAGACTATAGCTCTAGTTCTTCCAGTTATGATTCCTATGATTATGGAAGTAGCTCTTCTTCTAGTAGTGATTTTGGTGGAGGTAGTAGTGATGGTGGTGGTTCTGGAAGCGATTGGTAA
- a CDS encoding family 3 adenylate cyclase, producing the protein MIGKLSKKRYSTNLFDVTQDIIGALPLKLVEQWLSSDQTYDDALKLLESHQVQGYSVSSDSVGLTKLCQQKGLLEILAIINQPKKIVYGYGKAIAGESVGIWAADNTQMFYPDTIDAATLVSTLLTIQDEISKSCQIKIGMGAHYGNFYQISGGLYGVEADAIEEIAENHTNGGEILISQTICDRLPKNHNFILEQRHDLPQDLISEIGNIYRVLDGARLEQLQPVDQRYPIPYSEDFYADLLVYETRLADQDFANYLTHKYMQQKVVVLIESKSEAEDIHEIAMFNQLSFSALMKDIGLKLIDFQRESEIKVISSLGIYAFDEVTTAISFAKTFRQELAKQDITCRIGIDQGEVLIFKLAIGTKDIAGMPVNIASKMAQDKGEFGKLYLSTALKNLADMSGFKEIKYTISGVEITAYEG; encoded by the coding sequence ATGATCGGGAAACTTAGCAAAAAACGTTACTCCACCAATCTGTTTGATGTTACGCAGGACATCATTGGTGCTTTGCCCCTGAAGTTAGTAGAGCAATGGCTGAGTAGTGACCAGACCTATGATGATGCTTTAAAACTGCTAGAAAGCCATCAAGTACAGGGTTATAGTGTTTCCTCTGACTCGGTTGGTTTGACTAAGCTTTGTCAGCAAAAGGGACTGCTCGAAATTTTGGCAATTATTAACCAACCCAAAAAGATCGTATATGGTTATGGTAAAGCGATCGCTGGTGAAAGTGTTGGTATTTGGGCGGCGGACAATACGCAAATGTTTTATCCCGATACCATCGACGCAGCAACGCTAGTTTCTACATTGCTGACGATTCAAGATGAGATTAGCAAAAGTTGTCAAATTAAAATTGGGATGGGCGCTCATTATGGCAACTTCTATCAAATTAGTGGTGGTTTGTATGGGGTAGAAGCCGATGCGATCGAAGAAATTGCGGAGAATCATACCAATGGTGGAGAGATTTTAATTAGTCAAACAATATGCGATCGCCTTCCTAAAAATCATAACTTTATCCTTGAGCAACGCCATGATTTACCGCAAGACTTAATTTCCGAAATTGGTAATATTTATCGTGTTTTAGATGGCGCTCGGCTGGAACAGCTACAACCAGTCGATCAACGTTATCCCATTCCCTATTCTGAAGATTTCTATGCTGATTTATTAGTATATGAAACCCGACTCGCTGATCAGGATTTTGCTAATTACCTAACCCATAAGTATATGCAGCAAAAAGTAGTAGTGCTGATCGAGAGTAAAAGTGAGGCGGAAGATATCCATGAAATCGCTATGTTCAATCAGCTCTCTTTTTCTGCATTAATGAAAGATATTGGACTAAAGTTAATTGATTTTCAAAGGGAATCAGAAATTAAAGTTATTAGTTCTTTAGGAATTTATGCTTTTGATGAAGTGACTACTGCGATTAGCTTTGCGAAAACCTTTCGTCAGGAACTCGCTAAGCAAGATATCACCTGTCGCATTGGCATTGATCAAGGTGAAGTTTTGATTTTTAAACTAGCGATCGGTACTAAAGATATTGCGGGAATGCCTGTCAATATTGCCTCAAAAATGGCTCAGGACAAAGGCGAATTCGGTAAGTTATATTTGAGTACTGCACTCAAAAACTTAGCTGATATGAGTGGATTTAAGGAAATCAAATACACTATCTCTGGAGTGGAAATAACAGCGTATGAAGGTTAA
- a CDS encoding lipoxygenase family protein has product MIFSILSGVARILNFLSDKLANLANLISKPSKSSNYPLLPQNDPEISQRQALLNKSRQLYQYNYTYIDSLPMVEKVPTSERFSLSWGLLVGKVVVKVLLNDRANPAAFIDKEKSKAKQLEFSKKLLEASMAKSDTALVELLSNLPAILEDDPIDVAGSNIQEYNELFWIIPLPTISQSLFSNTEFARLRVAGFNPLMIQRVTSLDARFPVTEAQFQSVLADDSLAAAGAEGRLYLADYAELEALTGGTFPKGKQKYINAPLALFAVPKGKKSLTPIAIQLGQDPNTHPIFVSQHGDEPNWLIAKTVVQIADANYHQLISHLGRTHLFIEPFAIATNRQLANNHPLYILLKPHFQGTLAINDAAQSGLVSAGGTVDSLLAGTIDTARALSVHGVKTYNFDEAMLPVALKKRGVDDPKLLPEYPYRDDALLVWEAIATWVKNYLSVYYENDNDVARDSELQAWVKEITANDGGRVTSFGQNGQIRTLSYLVDAVTLLIFTSSAQHAAVNFPQGDLMDYAPAVPLAGYTPAPTSTTGATIDNFWSMIPAIDQAKSQLTMTYILGSVYYTTLGDYGNAYFTDDRIEQPLRDFQDNLKAIESTIKSRNEQRNVDYSYLRPSRIPQSINI; this is encoded by the coding sequence ATGATCTTCTCAATTTTGAGCGGTGTCGCCAGAATATTAAATTTCCTCTCGGATAAGCTAGCCAATTTAGCTAATTTAATATCTAAGCCATCGAAGTCGAGCAACTATCCACTACTGCCCCAGAATGATCCCGAAATTTCTCAGCGTCAGGCGTTGCTAAATAAGTCTCGGCAACTGTATCAATACAACTACACCTATATTGATTCGCTGCCGATGGTGGAGAAAGTGCCAACCAGCGAGAGATTTTCTCTATCTTGGGGATTGTTGGTTGGGAAGGTTGTGGTCAAGGTATTGCTCAATGATCGCGCTAATCCTGCCGCATTTATTGATAAGGAAAAATCGAAAGCCAAGCAACTGGAATTCTCGAAGAAGTTGCTTGAGGCGAGTATGGCGAAGTCGGATACGGCTTTGGTGGAATTACTTTCCAACTTACCTGCAATTCTTGAAGATGATCCCATTGATGTAGCAGGCTCGAATATTCAAGAATACAACGAGCTTTTTTGGATTATTCCCCTTCCGACAATTAGTCAAAGCTTGTTTAGTAATACTGAATTTGCAAGGTTGCGGGTTGCGGGTTTTAATCCTTTGATGATTCAACGGGTAACTTCTCTGGATGCAAGATTCCCTGTAACTGAAGCCCAGTTTCAATCAGTTTTGGCAGATGATTCTCTCGCCGCCGCAGGTGCTGAAGGACGCTTGTATTTAGCGGATTATGCCGAATTAGAAGCGCTGACTGGGGGGACATTTCCGAAGGGTAAGCAGAAATATATTAATGCGCCTTTAGCTCTCTTTGCGGTTCCTAAAGGGAAAAAGAGTCTGACTCCGATCGCGATTCAGTTAGGGCAAGACCCTAATACGCATCCAATTTTTGTTAGTCAACATGGGGATGAGCCGAATTGGTTGATTGCGAAAACCGTTGTCCAGATTGCTGATGCTAATTACCATCAACTGATTAGCCATTTAGGACGTACCCATTTATTCATTGAACCCTTTGCGATCGCTACAAATCGTCAGTTGGCTAACAATCACCCTCTGTATATTTTGCTGAAGCCCCATTTCCAAGGTACTTTGGCGATTAATGATGCTGCTCAGTCGGGACTGGTGAGTGCAGGTGGAACTGTTGATAGCTTATTAGCAGGAACTATTGATACTGCTCGCGCCCTATCGGTGCATGGAGTCAAAACCTATAATTTTGATGAAGCAATGCTACCTGTTGCGCTCAAAAAACGTGGCGTTGACGATCCAAAGTTACTGCCTGAATATCCCTATCGCGATGATGCGTTATTGGTGTGGGAAGCGATCGCTACTTGGGTAAAGAACTATCTCTCTGTTTACTATGAAAATGATAATGATGTTGCTAGGGATTCAGAACTACAAGCATGGGTTAAGGAAATTACTGCTAACGATGGCGGTCGGGTAACGAGCTTTGGGCAAAATGGACAGATTCGCACCCTATCCTATTTGGTTGATGCTGTGACCCTGCTCATCTTTACCAGTAGCGCCCAGCACGCGGCCGTGAACTTTCCCCAAGGTGACTTGATGGACTATGCCCCTGCGGTTCCTTTAGCTGGCTATACTCCTGCGCCCACTAGTACCACTGGTGCAACCATAGATAATTTCTGGTCGATGATTCCTGCTATTGATCAGGCAAAAAGTCAGTTAACGATGACCTATATTCTCGGCTCGGTCTATTACACGACTTTGGGAGATTATGGCAATGCGTATTTCACTGACGATCGCATTGAGCAGCCCCTGCGCGATTTCCAAGACAATTTGAAGGCGATTGAGTCTACGATTAAGTCTCGCAATGAGCAGCGAAATGTGGATTATAGTTATCTCAGACCATCACGCATTCCTCAAAGTATTAATATCTAA
- a CDS encoding response regulator, producing the protein MSSIRVVLIEDHDLTRMGMKIALQQQGELVFVGEAATGAEGVSLVNSQQPDVAIVDLGLPDMDGVEVTRQIKAAATEGKSTKVLILTLTDNQETVLAAFAAGADSYCIKDISSENLVQALKLTADGNSWIDPAIASIVLQQVRRKEATVEIDAAEADYKQVLEATPLTERELEVLSEIVNGNSNAEIAERLYITVGTVKTHVRNILNKLCADDRTQAAVRALRAGLVK; encoded by the coding sequence ATGAGTTCGATTCGTGTTGTCCTAATTGAAGACCATGACCTGACCCGCATGGGCATGAAGATCGCTTTACAACAGCAAGGCGAGCTTGTCTTTGTTGGTGAGGCGGCAACAGGTGCGGAAGGCGTGTCGCTGGTAAATAGCCAACAACCTGACGTGGCGATCGTGGATTTAGGCTTGCCTGATATGGATGGCGTAGAGGTAACGCGCCAAATTAAAGCCGCTGCCACAGAAGGTAAATCTACTAAAGTTTTGATCTTGACCCTAACTGATAACCAAGAGACGGTACTCGCTGCCTTTGCCGCAGGAGCAGACTCCTATTGCATCAAAGATATTAGCTCTGAGAACTTGGTGCAAGCCCTGAAATTAACTGCCGACGGCAATTCATGGATCGATCCTGCGATCGCTAGTATTGTGTTGCAGCAAGTACGTCGCAAGGAAGCAACTGTCGAAATAGATGCTGCCGAGGCTGATTACAAACAAGTACTGGAAGCGACTCCCCTGACTGAGCGTGAGTTAGAGGTATTGTCAGAGATTGTCAATGGCAATAGCAATGCCGAAATTGCAGAACGCCTATACATTACCGTTGGTACTGTCAAAACCCATGTGCGAAATATTTTGAATAAGCTCTGTGCGGATGATCGCACTCAAGCCGCAGTCCGTGCTTTACGAGCAGGATTGGTCAAATAA
- a CDS encoding glycosyltransferase family 4 protein, whose product MSKLENLRIAIVHEWFVNYAGSERVIEQFLHIFPHADLFAVVDFLEGSQREYIQHKQVTTTFIQKLPFAKTKFRQYLPLMPLAIEQLDLSAYDLIISSSHAVAKGVLTSPHQLHISYVHSPIRYAWDLQHQYLQESNLEKGIKSWIARWILHQIRIWDTRTANGVDRFIANSQFIARRIYKVYRRDAQVIYPPVDLQNYALGEQKQDFYLTASRLVPYKRVDLIVEAFSRMRDRQLVVIGDGEQMSKIQAKAGKNVQLLGYREPAELKAYMQNAKAFVFASEEDFGITPVEAQACGTPVIAFGRGGVTESVIGLDRDRPTGIFFGAQSVDSICEAVLEFERNQHLIKPQACRDNAMRFSIERFQTEFYKVVKRAWEDYQTV is encoded by the coding sequence ATGTCAAAATTAGAAAATTTACGAATTGCGATCGTTCATGAATGGTTTGTTAACTATGCGGGGTCAGAGAGAGTCATTGAGCAGTTTTTACATATATTTCCCCATGCTGATTTGTTTGCGGTTGTTGACTTTCTAGAGGGTTCGCAACGGGAATATATCCAGCATAAACAAGTTACAACTACATTTATTCAAAAGTTACCCTTCGCGAAAACTAAATTTCGACAATATCTGCCATTGATGCCTCTCGCGATCGAGCAGCTTGATCTATCGGCATATGATTTAATTATTTCTAGTTCCCATGCTGTTGCCAAAGGAGTTTTAACTTCCCCTCACCAGTTACATATTTCCTATGTGCATTCACCGATTCGCTATGCGTGGGACTTGCAACATCAATATCTGCAAGAATCCAATTTAGAAAAGGGAATTAAAAGTTGGATTGCGCGATGGATTTTGCATCAAATACGAATTTGGGATACTCGCACGGCAAATGGAGTTGATCGCTTTATTGCCAATTCCCAATTTATCGCTCGTCGGATTTATAAGGTCTATCGGCGTGATGCACAGGTAATTTATCCACCTGTGGATTTACAAAATTATGCTCTTGGTGAGCAGAAGCAGGACTTCTATCTGACAGCTTCAAGATTAGTTCCCTATAAACGGGTTGATCTAATTGTGGAAGCTTTTTCACGAATGCGTGATCGCCAATTAGTTGTCATTGGTGACGGTGAGCAAATGTCCAAGATCCAAGCTAAGGCAGGTAAAAATGTGCAGTTACTCGGTTATCGGGAACCAGCAGAATTAAAAGCATATATGCAGAATGCGAAGGCTTTTGTCTTTGCATCAGAGGAAGATTTTGGCATTACACCAGTAGAAGCTCAAGCCTGTGGTACGCCCGTCATTGCCTTTGGGCGTGGTGGGGTGACGGAATCTGTGATCGGGTTGGATCGCGATCGCCCTACAGGTATATTTTTTGGAGCGCAGTCGGTTGATAGTATCTGTGAAGCTGTACTAGAGTTTGAAAGGAATCAACATCTAATCAAGCCCCAAGCCTGTCGTGACAATGCAATGCGATTTTCTATAGAGAGATTTCAAACCGAGTTTTACAAAGTTGTAAAACGGGCTTGGGAAGATTATCAGACGGTCTGA
- a CDS encoding protein disulfide isomerase family protein yields MKFHDISSRLVSISIAIIGMTSFSALTFVPTLTAPAIAQTIGEKGEPVTTRSTPQAIALAKHLRKIGAKVYTAYWCPHCHDQKERFGQEATSQLDIIECDQRGFKPQRQLCIAKKIRGFPTWEINGRFYEGDRTLENLANLSRYRGDI; encoded by the coding sequence ATGAAGTTTCACGATATATCTTCAAGATTAGTAAGCATTAGCATAGCGATCATCGGCATGACCAGTTTTTCGGCACTGACCTTTGTGCCAACTTTAACTGCTCCAGCGATCGCCCAAACCATAGGGGAAAAGGGTGAACCTGTCACTACTAGATCAACACCTCAAGCGATCGCCTTAGCCAAGCATTTACGCAAAATTGGCGCGAAAGTATATACTGCCTATTGGTGTCCCCATTGCCATGACCAGAAGGAGCGTTTTGGGCAAGAGGCAACCAGTCAATTGGATATAATTGAATGCGATCAACGTGGATTCAAACCACAGAGACAACTTTGTATCGCTAAAAAGATCAGAGGATTTCCCACATGGGAGATTAATGGTAGGTTTTATGAAGGCGATCGCACGCTAGAAAATTTGGCAAATTTATCAAGATATCGTGGTGACATTTAG
- the topA gene encoding type I DNA topoisomerase — MSTLVIVESPTKARTIRNFLPSEYRVEASMGHVRDLPQSASDIPAELKSSEWAKLGVNVDADFEPLYIVPDDKKKIVRELKSALKGVKELILATDEDREGESISWHLLQILQPKVPIKRMVFHEITSEAIKGALKNCRQIDDRLVHAQETRRILDRLVGYTLSPLLWKKIAWGLSAGRVQSVAVRLIVNRERERRAFKSGSYWDLKANLYAPKQEFPVQLVSVGGTNVATGKDFDEATGKIAKGRKVLLLDEAGAIALKERLNGKVWSVSNLDERPTTRKPSPPFTTSTMQQEANRKLRLSARDSMRVAQALYEQGYITYMRTDSVHLSQQAIAAARQCVTTMYGSNFLSKEPRQYVTKSKGAQEAHEAIRPAGETFRTPQETGLSGRELALYDLIWKRTVASQMADAQLTMLSVQLTVEDAIFRASGKRIDFAGFFRAYVEGSDDPDAALEEKEITLPPLKMGDHPVCRELNTVGHETQPPARYTEAALVKMLESEGIGRPSTYASIIGTICDRGYVQLVNNALIPSFTAFAVTSLLEEHFPNLVDPSFTSKMEQTLDDISTGSVEWLPYLKKFYSGEQGLSGQVKSRDSLIDGEAARTVHLEGLDDDVKVKIGKFGAYIQVGEGDRTVNSSIPQNLTPSDLVPDKIEMLLKQKLEGPDQVGIHPETNEPIFMMVGQYGPYVQLGQATEAVPKPKRASLPKGMQPEQVTLDVAVKLLALPRTLGAHPDTGNRVFVNTGRFGPYVCHVKGNGDKDDNRSLKATDDPYTITFERALELLAQPKTLRGAAAAKVLKSLGKHPDDDDAIEILDGKYGAYVKHGKVNVSLTKEQSVDTLTLEEALSMLATKSKSSKSTSKRTKAASSETKKTTTKKTTTKSTAKAATTKTATKTTKKTTTKKTAATK, encoded by the coding sequence ATGTCTACTCTTGTCATTGTCGAATCGCCCACTAAGGCACGCACCATTCGTAACTTTTTGCCCTCAGAGTACCGAGTTGAGGCATCAATGGGTCATGTGCGCGATTTGCCACAGTCAGCTAGTGACATCCCTGCGGAGTTGAAATCCTCTGAGTGGGCAAAACTAGGTGTAAATGTTGATGCTGACTTTGAGCCTCTGTATATCGTGCCAGACGATAAGAAAAAGATCGTCCGTGAACTTAAATCTGCCCTTAAGGGAGTCAAGGAATTAATTCTGGCGACTGACGAAGATCGCGAGGGTGAAAGTATTTCTTGGCACTTGTTGCAAATTTTGCAGCCAAAAGTACCGATCAAGCGCATGGTTTTCCATGAGATCACCTCTGAAGCAATCAAAGGGGCTTTGAAAAATTGTCGCCAGATTGATGATCGCCTTGTCCATGCCCAAGAAACCCGCCGCATTCTCGATCGCCTTGTTGGTTATACCCTCTCGCCTTTGCTCTGGAAAAAAATTGCATGGGGACTCTCCGCAGGACGGGTGCAGTCGGTGGCTGTTCGCCTCATCGTCAATCGGGAACGGGAACGTCGTGCTTTTAAGTCAGGTAGCTATTGGGACTTGAAGGCAAATCTCTATGCGCCGAAACAGGAATTTCCTGTACAGCTAGTCTCAGTTGGTGGTACGAATGTAGCCACTGGTAAAGACTTTGATGAGGCAACGGGGAAAATTGCCAAGGGTCGTAAGGTTTTATTGCTTGATGAAGCAGGGGCGATCGCACTCAAAGAGAGACTCAATGGCAAAGTCTGGTCAGTGAGCAATCTTGATGAGCGTCCCACTACCCGTAAGCCATCACCACCTTTCACCACCTCGACCATGCAGCAGGAGGCAAACCGTAAATTGCGCCTGTCGGCAAGGGATTCGATGCGAGTAGCGCAAGCTTTGTACGAGCAGGGCTACATCACTTATATGCGTACTGACTCTGTGCATCTGTCGCAACAGGCGATCGCGGCGGCACGTCAATGCGTGACCACGATGTATGGTAGCAACTTCCTCAGCAAAGAGCCTCGCCAATATGTCACCAAATCTAAAGGCGCACAGGAAGCCCACGAAGCGATCCGTCCCGCAGGTGAAACTTTCCGCACACCCCAAGAAACGGGTTTGTCTGGTCGTGAGTTAGCGCTTTATGACCTGATCTGGAAGCGCACCGTTGCCTCACAGATGGCAGATGCCCAGTTGACCATGCTTAGTGTCCAGTTAACCGTTGAGGATGCTATTTTCCGTGCTTCGGGCAAACGAATTGACTTCGCAGGATTTTTTCGCGCCTATGTCGAAGGTTCTGATGATCCCGATGCGGCTTTGGAAGAAAAGGAAATCACCTTACCACCGCTCAAAATGGGCGATCATCCCGTCTGCCGTGAATTAAATACGGTTGGACATGAAACCCAACCTCCAGCCAGATATACCGAAGCAGCTCTTGTGAAAATGTTGGAAAGTGAAGGCATCGGTCGTCCTAGTACCTACGCCAGCATTATCGGCACAATCTGCGATCGCGGTTATGTGCAACTGGTTAATAATGCCCTCATTCCGAGCTTTACCGCCTTTGCTGTCACCAGTTTGTTAGAGGAGCATTTCCCCAATCTTGTCGATCCTAGCTTCACCTCTAAAATGGAGCAAACCCTTGATGATATTTCTACAGGCAGTGTGGAATGGTTGCCCTATCTCAAAAAATTCTATTCGGGTGAGCAGGGGCTAAGTGGACAGGTCAAGTCTCGCGATAGTCTCATTGATGGTGAAGCCGCAAGGACAGTCCACCTCGAAGGTTTAGATGATGATGTCAAGGTGAAGATCGGTAAGTTTGGAGCCTATATTCAAGTGGGAGAAGGCGATCGCACCGTTAATTCCTCCATTCCTCAAAACTTGACTCCTTCCGATCTCGTCCCCGACAAAATCGAAATGCTGCTCAAGCAAAAACTAGAAGGCCCCGATCAAGTCGGTATCCATCCAGAAACCAATGAGCCAATCTTTATGATGGTTGGTCAGTATGGGCCTTATGTGCAGTTAGGGCAAGCAACCGAAGCAGTTCCCAAACCCAAACGCGCTTCTTTGCCCAAGGGAATGCAGCCTGAACAGGTGACTCTTGACGTTGCTGTGAAGTTGCTTGCTTTGCCGCGCACTTTAGGCGCACATCCTGATACTGGCAATCGTGTATTTGTAAATACAGGGCGCTTTGGCCCCTATGTTTGCCATGTCAAGGGCAATGGCGATAAGGATGATAACCGATCGCTAAAAGCCACTGACGATCCTTACACGATTACCTTTGAACGCGCCTTAGAGTTACTAGCCCAGCCCAAAACCCTGCGTGGTGCAGCAGCAGCCAAGGTTCTCAAATCCCTTGGTAAGCACCCTGATGACGATGATGCGATCGAGATTCTCGATGGCAAATATGGCGCTTATGTAAAGCATGGCAAGGTCAATGTATCGCTCACCAAGGAGCAATCTGTCGATACCTTGACCCTAGAGGAAGCTCTATCCATGTTGGCTACTAAATCTAAGTCGAGCAAAAGTACTAGCAAACGGACTAAGGCTGCTTCCAGCGAAACCAAGAAAACTACAACCAAAAAGACCACTACAAAATCCACTGCCAAGGCTGCTACAACGAAAACTGCTACAAAAACCACGAAAAAGACTACAACCAAAAAGACAGCAGCAACTAAGTAG